The DNA window GTTTCGGCAATTCCCAGTTCCCGCAGGGCAATCTCAGCGAGACCGGCATTTTCAAGCATCATCGGCGCTTCGTAGAGCACGGGGAGTGTCAGGTTTTCGATCACGCAGTCTTCCTTCACATTACAGAACAGAGCGATTTTCTTCAAAATAGACGGCTCCACCGGGCGGTCGCATCTCGTCACAATGATGTCCGGCATGATACCAAAGGACTGAAGCTGTTTTACGGAATGCTGGGTCGGTTTGGATTTATGTTCTCCGGAGGATTCCAGGTAGGGGATCAGCGTGACATGGATAAAAAGGCAGTTTCCCCTTCCAGTCTCATGGGACACCTGGCGGATTGCCTCCAGAAACGGCTGGGATTCAATATCACCGGTAGTGCCTCCAATCTCCGTAATGACAATATCTGCATCCGTTTTTTCCTGTACGGAATAAATAAATGATTTAATCTCGTTGGTGATATGGGGAATTACCTGGACCGTCTCTCCCAGGTATTCTCCCTTTCTCTCCTTGTTCAGCACATTCCAGTATACTTTTCCGGTTGTGAGATTGGAAAAACGGTTTAAATCTTCATCGATAAAACGCTCATAATGGCCCAGATCCAGATCGGTCTCGGCGCCGTCTTCCGTCACATATACCTCACCGTGCTGATAAGGGCTCATTGTCCCCGGATCCACATTGATATAGGGATCCAGTTTCTGGGCCGCTACTTTGTAGCCTCTTGCCTTCAGAAGCCGGCCCAGGGATGCCGCCGTGATCCCCTTTCCCAGTCCCGATACGACGCCGCCTGTCACAAAGATAAATTTTGCCATGTTCCATTTCTCCTCTCTACTCTATCTTCTGTTATTCATGCCCCTGAAGCACATATCCCGGAATCCGGATGTCCTCCATCCGTTCCGCCCGTTCCTTCCGTTCATTGATGTTTCCGGTCCCGTAAGCGCTGTGGGTGATATGGGCAATATCAATAAGCTCCACATTGTTCTCATCGTATTTACTCTCCAGACTCAGCGCCAGGACCGCCGCCGTGTCTAGGGAGGTCAGACAGGGAATCCCCAGTTCCACCGCTTTTCTCCGGAGCCTTACGCTGTCCCGCCCCGGCTGGCGGCCGGTGGCCGATGTGGAAAGAACGTAGCTTACCAGGCCCTTTTCCATCACTGAGATAGTTGTCTCCTCTCCCTCTTTTGCTTCCTTCGGTTTTTTCACAATCGTAGAAGAGATGCCCGCGCTGTTCAGTTTTCTGGCCGTCCCTTCCGTGGCATAGATGGGAAATCCCATGGAAACAAACGTTTTTGCAAGCTCTTTTAAATCTCCCTTGTCCGTATCACGGATACTGATTAAAAGACCTCCGTCTCTCTGCATCGAATAACCGGCCGCCGTCATTCCCTTGTAGAGAGCCTCCTCCATCGTTCCGGCGATACCCAGAACCTCGCCGGTGGATTTCATTTCCGGTCCCAGCTGTGTGTCTACGTCGGACAACTTCTCGAAGGAGAATACCGGTACTTTAACCGCGTAGTAAGGGGAGGAGGGATAAAGTCCCGTCCTGTACCCCATATTCTTTAACGTCTCTCCCATCATGATTCTGGTTGCCAGATCCACCATCGGAACACCCGTCACCTTGCTGATGTATGGGACGGTGCGCGAAGATCTCGGATTAACTTCTATGATGTAAATCCTGTCTTCATGAAGTACATACTGGATGTTAATCAGTCCCTTTGTCCCCAGAGAAAGCGCAAGACGGATGGAGTAATCCACAAGGCGGTCCTTCTGGCTCTCTGTCAGCATAAACGCCGGATATACGGCAATAGAGTCGCCCGAATGGACTCCGGCCCGTTCGATATGTTCCATAATTCCGGGAATCAGTACATCCTCTCCGTCGCAGATGGCGTCCACTTCCAGCTCCGTTCCCATCAGGTACTTGTCAATCAGAATGGCATTTTCAATTCTTTGGGCCAGGATAATTTTCATATATTCGTGTATATCGTCGTCGTTATAAGCAATAATCATGTTCTGGCCGCCTAATACATAGCTGGGGCGCACAAGCACCGGATAACCCAGGCGGCACGCCGTATCGACGGCCTCGTCTTCCGTATAAACCGTATCGCCGGACGGCTGTTTCATATTGAGTTTTTTTAACAGGGCATTGAAACGCCCCCTGTCCTCCGCCATATCGATGCTGTCCGGCGGCGTCCCAAGAACCGGAATGTTGTTTTCGACCAGGCATTTCGTCAGCCTGATGGCGGTCTGTCCGCCGAAGGCTACGACGGCCCCGGCCGGTTTTTCCACGCGTATAATATCCATCACATCTTCCGGCGTCAGAGGTTCAAAATACAGGCGATCCGCCACATTGAAATCCGTGGATACCGTCTCCGGGTTGTTGTTGACGATGACCACCTCGTATCCCGCCCGCTTTAAGGACCAGACGCAGTGCACGGAGGCATAATCGAATTCAATTCCCTGGCCGATGCGGATTGGACCGGAGCCAAAGACCATGACGACCGGCTTACCCGTGGAATGCTCCCTGATAAACGGCTCCGCCTCATCCTCTTCCCCGTAGGAACCGTAAAAATACGGTGTGCTTGCCGCGAACTCGGCGCTGCATGTGTCCACCATCCTGTAGCACGCCGGAATATGGCGGATTTTTGCAAGCCCCGTCATCTCCTGAATCACCCGGTCGGAAAATCCGTACTGTTTGGCCTCCCTGTGGAGTTCTTCGGTAAATTCGCCGTTCTGCATCCTGCGCTCTAATACCAGCAGATGGAGCAATTTATTTAAAAACCATTCGTCGATTTTAGTCAGTTCATGGAGCCACTCTACCGTCATTCCCCGTTTCATGCTCTCGTAAATGGCAAAAATCCGTTCATCGTCCTGGGAAAGAATTTTCTCCTTCAGCTCTTCTTCTGAGAGACGTTCCATCTTGTCCATATTCAGGCTCTCCTGGGAAATCTCCGCTCCCCTGACCGCCTTAAGAAGCGCCTGTTCAAAGTTTCTTCCGATCGCCATCACTTCACCGGTGGCCTTCATCTGGGTTCCCAGTTTTCTCCGTCCGTAAACGAATTTATCAAACGGCCATTTCGGGAATTTAACCGCCACATAATCTAAGGCCGGTTCAAAGCAGGCCATGGTTTCCCCGGTGACCTCGTTGGGAATCTCATCCAGACGGTAGCCGATTGCAATCTTCGTCGCCACGCGGGCGATCGGATAGCCGGTGGCCTTGGAGGCCAGGGCCGATGACCTGGAAACACGCGGATTCACCTCAATTACCGCATATTCAAAGCTCTCGGGATTCAGCGCAAACTGGCAATTGCAGCCGCCCTCAATTCCCATAGCCTGTATAATATTCAGGGCTGCGGAGCGGAGCATCTGGTATTCCCGGTCCGCCAGGGTAACTGCCGGAGCGATAACAATCGAATCGCCGGTGTGGATTCCGACCGGGTCGAAATTCTCCATGGAGCAGACGGTAATCTCATTGCCGGCGCCGTCCCGCATTACCTCAAATTCAATCTCTTTCCAGCCTGCGATGCACCGCTCCACCAGAATCTGGCCGATAGGGGAAAGCCTTATGCCCGCTGTTGCAATCTCACGGAGTTCTTCCTCCGACTTTGCGATGCCGCCTCCCGTTCCGCCCAGCGTAAAGGCCGGTCTCACAATCACCGGATATCCGATTTTTGCCGCAAAGCTTAATGCCTCGTCCACCGCCCGGACAACCTCGGACGGAATCATCGGTTCGCCGATCTCCTCCATCGTGTCTTTGAAACACTGTCTGTCCTCCGCCTTGTCTATCGTCTCCGGAGAGGCTCCCAGCAAAGTGACGCCGTGGCTTTTAAGGAAACCTTCTTTCGCCAGCTCCATGGAAAGAGTCAGTCCGGTCTGGCCTCCGAGTGTGGAGAGAATGCTGTCCGGCTTTTCTTTTTCTATAATCCGCTTCACCACGTTCAGTGTCAGCGGCTCAATGTAAACGTGATCCGCAATAGCGCTGTCCGTCATGATCGTGGCCGGATTGGAATTGACCAGAACGACGGACAGGCCCTCTTCCTTGAGTGCACGGCATGCCTGGGTTCCCGCATAATCAAACTCGGCCGCCTGCCCGATAACAATCGGCCCGGAACCGATTACCATCACCTTTTTCAAATTCTTATTTAACGGCATGCCATTCCTCCTTCTCTGTATCCGCTGCGTTATCTCTATCTGCTGCGTTATCTCCTACGGCGGCTCCTGTTTTCTCTGCCCCGTTTTTCTCTTTGTACTCCTTCATCATGCTGATAAAACGGCCGAACAGGACTTCCGTGTCCTTCGGGCCCGCACACGCCTCCGGATGGAACTGCACGGTAAACGCCGGGATATCGCGGTAAGTAATTCCCTCGCAGGTGCCGTCGTTCACATTGATAAACGTCTCCTCGGCCCCTTCCGGAAGTGATTCTTTCAGCACCTCATAACCGTGGTTCTGGCTGCTGATATAGACGCGGCCCGATTCCAGATCCTTGACCGGCTGGTTTGCTCCCCTGTGGCCGTATTTCATTTTTCCGGTCTTTGCTCCTCTTGCGATAGCCAGAAGCTGATGTCCCAGACAGATGCCGAAAATCGGAATTTTTGTTTCTGCAATTTTTTTAAGTTCCCCTATCACGGACACATTGTCCTCTGGGTTACCCGGTCCGTTGGACAGCATGATTCCGTCGGGAGCGAGCGCAAGGATTTCCTCCGCCGTGGTGGACGCCGCAATGTCGTATACATCACAGCCCCTCTTTGTCAGCTCTCTGAGGATATTTTCCTTCGCCCCGAAATCCCAGAGGGCAACCCTGTATTTTGTTTCTCCTCCGGTTTTAATCAGTCTGCTTCCCACCGGCGTTACATTTTCAACCGCATCCCGGATGCGGAATTTCTTTATTTCTTCCAGTTCCTCTTTTGCATACGGCGGCTGCTTTACCGTCAGTTTTCCGTTCATGGAACCCGTTTCACGGATAGTCTTTGCCAGCTTCCTGGTATCTATTCCGTAAACGGCGGGAATATTTCTTTCCTTAAAAAAAGTGTCAAGATTACCACTGCTCCTGAAGTTGGAGGGGTCCTGACACCATTCTTTTACGATATAAGCCGATATATGCACTTCTTTGTTTTCAAAATCCTGCGGAATCACGCCGTAATTGCCGATCATCGGGAATGTCTGCACGACAATCTGTCCAAAATAGCTGGGGTCGGTGATTGTCTCAAGGTATCCCGTCATTCCCGTCGTAAATACCACTTCTCCGGCCACTTCGTCTAAAGAGGCGCCGAATCCTTTTCCCTCAAAGTATTCGCCATTTTCCAAAAGGAGATATACCGTTCTTTCCATCCTGTCACCATTCCTCTCTTACGCCTGATTATTCGTTACAGCCCAGCCTTCGGGCCAAACTGCAACAAAAAAGCGTCCATGAGGCCAAACCTCATGAACGCCCTTGTTCATTTCTGGTGAATTATAGCATAGGCAGATTTCTGCGTCAATATGTAAAAATATTTTTTTCTTAGCAAATTCTGGCCGTTACTGTTCACAGGCAGTATCCTGCGAGGTGTTTTTTGTGAGTGCAGCGGTGCGGAAGTCAAATAACTGACGGAATTTCTTATCGCTGTCCCCATTATCAGGAATCAAACCGGTGAGGAATGGGCATTCTAATTGAAATTCATTTGTAAGGAGGCACGAACATTATATGGGAAAAAGCGGCAGCGACCGGCATGAATCGGTATGGAGCGATACATCTTCTGTTTTGAAATTTAAGAGCTTAAAAAAAGATATAAAAACCGACGTTCTTATCATCGGAGGAGGCATGGCCGGAATCTTGTGCGCTTACATGCTTGGACAGGCCGGTGTGGACTATGTTCTGGTTGAGGCGGATACGGTTTGCAGCGGAATCACGAAAAACACTACCGCTAAAATCACTTCTCAGCATGGTCTGGTTTATCACAAGCTGCTCAAAAGCCTGGGGACGGAAAAAGCGGACCTGTATCTACGCGCCAACCAGGAGGCCGTAAAAAAATTTGCGGAGTTCTGCAGCGGGATTGAATGTGATTTTGAAAGAAAAGACGCCTATGTTTATTCTCTGGACGATCCCCGGGTAATCGCCGAGGAGCTGGATGCCCTCCAGAAACTGAACTTTCCTGCGGAATCGGTTCATCAGCTTCCCCTCCCCTTCCCGGTGGCCGGAGCTGTCCGCTTTACAGGACAGGCGCAGTTTCATCCGCTTAAATTCG is part of the [Clostridium] symbiosum genome and encodes:
- a CDS encoding CTP synthase; this translates as MAKFIFVTGGVVSGLGKGITAASLGRLLKARGYKVAAQKLDPYINVDPGTMSPYQHGEVYVTEDGAETDLDLGHYERFIDEDLNRFSNLTTGKVYWNVLNKERKGEYLGETVQVIPHITNEIKSFIYSVQEKTDADIVITEIGGTTGDIESQPFLEAIRQVSHETGRGNCLFIHVTLIPYLESSGEHKSKPTQHSVKQLQSFGIMPDIIVTRCDRPVEPSILKKIALFCNVKEDCVIENLTLPVLYEAPMMLENAGLAEIALRELGIAETPEECDLTEWKEMLGRIKNSAGEVTVSLVGKYVKLHDSYLSIAEALRHGGWENGVKVSINWIDSESLTRMTAAKLLAGSDGIIVPGGFGIRGTEGMIVAAEYARSNQIPFFGICLGMQIAAIEFARNVLGYSDANSSEFDPASAHPVIALMEEQVGCEDMGGTMRLGAYPCQITPDTMMEKAYHARQIEERHRHRYEFNNRYRDEYVLNGAVFSGQSPDGSLVEAMEIPGHPFYVGVQYHPEFKSRPNRAHPLFREFIKAAAAGKNR
- the carB gene encoding carbamoyl-phosphate synthase large subunit, encoding MPLNKNLKKVMVIGSGPIVIGQAAEFDYAGTQACRALKEEGLSVVLVNSNPATIMTDSAIADHVYIEPLTLNVVKRIIEKEKPDSILSTLGGQTGLTLSMELAKEGFLKSHGVTLLGASPETIDKAEDRQCFKDTMEEIGEPMIPSEVVRAVDEALSFAAKIGYPVIVRPAFTLGGTGGGIAKSEEELREIATAGIRLSPIGQILVERCIAGWKEIEFEVMRDGAGNEITVCSMENFDPVGIHTGDSIVIAPAVTLADREYQMLRSAALNIIQAMGIEGGCNCQFALNPESFEYAVIEVNPRVSRSSALASKATGYPIARVATKIAIGYRLDEIPNEVTGETMACFEPALDYVAVKFPKWPFDKFVYGRRKLGTQMKATGEVMAIGRNFEQALLKAVRGAEISQESLNMDKMERLSEEELKEKILSQDDERIFAIYESMKRGMTVEWLHELTKIDEWFLNKLLHLLVLERRMQNGEFTEELHREAKQYGFSDRVIQEMTGLAKIRHIPACYRMVDTCSAEFAASTPYFYGSYGEEDEAEPFIREHSTGKPVVMVFGSGPIRIGQGIEFDYASVHCVWSLKRAGYEVVIVNNNPETVSTDFNVADRLYFEPLTPEDVMDIIRVEKPAGAVVAFGGQTAIRLTKCLVENNIPVLGTPPDSIDMAEDRGRFNALLKKLNMKQPSGDTVYTEDEAVDTACRLGYPVLVRPSYVLGGQNMIIAYNDDDIHEYMKIILAQRIENAILIDKYLMGTELEVDAICDGEDVLIPGIMEHIERAGVHSGDSIAVYPAFMLTESQKDRLVDYSIRLALSLGTKGLINIQYVLHEDRIYIIEVNPRSSRTVPYISKVTGVPMVDLATRIMMGETLKNMGYRTGLYPSSPYYAVKVPVFSFEKLSDVDTQLGPEMKSTGEVLGIAGTMEEALYKGMTAAGYSMQRDGGLLISIRDTDKGDLKELAKTFVSMGFPIYATEGTARKLNSAGISSTIVKKPKEAKEGEETTISVMEKGLVSYVLSTSATGRQPGRDSVRLRRKAVELGIPCLTSLDTAAVLALSLESKYDENNVELIDIAHITHSAYGTGNINERKERAERMEDIRIPGYVLQGHE
- a CDS encoding carbamoyl phosphate synthase small subunit gives rise to the protein MERTVYLLLENGEYFEGKGFGASLDEVAGEVVFTTGMTGYLETITDPSYFGQIVVQTFPMIGNYGVIPQDFENKEVHISAYIVKEWCQDPSNFRSSGNLDTFFKERNIPAVYGIDTRKLAKTIRETGSMNGKLTVKQPPYAKEELEEIKKFRIRDAVENVTPVGSRLIKTGGETKYRVALWDFGAKENILRELTKRGCDVYDIAASTTAEEILALAPDGIMLSNGPGNPEDNVSVIGELKKIAETKIPIFGICLGHQLLAIARGAKTGKMKYGHRGANQPVKDLESGRVYISSQNHGYEVLKESLPEGAEETFINVNDGTCEGITYRDIPAFTVQFHPEACAGPKDTEVLFGRFISMMKEYKEKNGAEKTGAAVGDNAADRDNAADTEKEEWHAVK